Proteins co-encoded in one Streptococcus pyogenes genomic window:
- the hslO gene encoding Hsp33 family molecular chaperone HslO, translating to MDKIIKSIAQSGAFRAYVLDSTETVALAQEKHNTLSSSTVALGRTLIANQILAANQKGDSKITVKVIGDSSFGHIISVADTKGHVKGYIQNTGVDIKKTATGEVLVGPFMGNGHFVTIIDYGTGNPYTSTTPLITGEIGEDFAYYLTESEQTPSAIGLNVLLDENDKVKVAGGFMVQVLPGASEEEIARYEKRLQEMPAISHLLASKNHVDALLEAIYGDEPYKRLSEEPLSFQCDCSRERFEAALMTLPKADLQAMIDEDKGAEIVCQFCGTKYQFNESDLEAIISDKA from the coding sequence ATGGATAAAATAATTAAATCAATAGCACAATCAGGGGCTTTTAGGGCTTATGTCCTTGATAGCACTGAGACGGTTGCATTAGCTCAAGAAAAACACAACACGCTGTCATCGTCTACTGTTGCGCTTGGCCGTACCTTGATCGCCAACCAGATTTTGGCGGCTAATCAAAAAGGCGATAGTAAAATCACCGTCAAAGTGATTGGTGATTCTTCTTTTGGACACATTATCTCTGTGGCAGATACCAAAGGACATGTGAAAGGTTACATTCAAAATACTGGTGTCGATATTAAAAAGACCGCAACAGGTGAAGTCCTTGTTGGGCCTTTTATGGGGAATGGTCATTTTGTGACGATTATTGATTATGGCACAGGTAACCCTTACACCTCAACAACGCCTCTTATTACTGGGGAAATTGGTGAGGATTTTGCCTACTACTTAACCGAATCAGAGCAAACACCATCTGCAATCGGACTTAATGTGCTTTTAGATGAAAATGATAAGGTTAAGGTTGCTGGTGGCTTTATGGTGCAGGTGCTACCAGGCGCTTCTGAAGAAGAGATTGCTCGCTATGAAAAACGCCTGCAAGAAATGCCTGCCATTTCTCACCTACTAGCTTCCAAAAATCATGTGGATGCCCTTTTGGAGGCCATCTATGGAGATGAACCTTACAAGCGTCTTTCTGAAGAACCTCTGAGTTTTCAGTGTGACTGTTCTAGAGAACGTTTTGAAGCAGCCCTAATGACTTTGCCAAAAGCAGATTTACAGGCCATGATTGACGAAGATAAGGGTGCTGAGATTGTTTGCCAATTTTGTGGTACCAAGTACCAATTTAATGAAAGTGATTTGGAGGCCATTATCAGTGATAAAGCTTAA
- the rofA gene encoding transcriptional regulator RofA, producing MIEKYLESSIESKCQLIVLFFKTSYLPITEVAEKTGLTFLQLNHYCEELNAFFPGSLSMTIQKRMISCQFTHPFKETYLYQLYASSNVLQLLAFLIKNGSHSRPLTDFARSHFLSNSSAYRMREALIPLLRNFELKLSKNKIVGEEYRIRYLIALLYSKFGIKVYDLTQQDKNTIHSFLSHSSTHLKTSPWLSESFSFYDILLALSWKRHQFSVTIPQTRIFQQLKKLFVYDSLKKSSHDIIETYCQLNFSAGDLDYLYLIYITANNSFASLQWTPEHIRQCCQLFEENDTFRLLLNPIITLLPNLKEQKASLVKALMFFSKSFLFNLQHFIPETNLFVSPYYKGNQKLYTSLKLIVEEWMAKLPGKRDLNHKHFHLFCHYVEQSLRNIQPPLVVVFVASNFISAHLLTDSFPRYFSDKSIDFHSYYLLQDNVYQIPDLKPDLVITHSQLIPFVHHELTKGIAVAEISFDESILSIQELMYQVKEEKFQADLTKQLT from the coding sequence TTGATAGAAAAATACTTGGAATCATCAATCGAATCAAAATGTCAGTTAATTGTCTTGTTTTTTAAGACATCTTATTTGCCAATAACTGAGGTAGCAGAAAAAACTGGCTTAACCTTTTTACAACTAAACCATTATTGTGAGGAACTGAATGCCTTTTTCCCTGGTAGTCTGTCTATGACCATCCAAAAAAGGATGATATCTTGCCAATTTACACATCCTTTTAAAGAAACTTATCTTTACCAACTCTATGCATCATCTAATGTCTTACAATTACTAGCCTTTTTAATAAAAAATGGTTCCCACTCTCGTCCCCTTACGGATTTTGCAAGAAGTCATTTTTTATCAAACTCCTCAGCTTATCGGATGCGCGAAGCATTGATTCCTTTATTAAGAAACTTTGAATTAAAACTCTCTAAGAACAAGATTGTCGGTGAGGAATATCGCATCCGTTACCTCATCGCTCTGCTATATAGTAAGTTTGGCATTAAAGTTTATGACTTGACGCAGCAAGACAAAAACACTATTCATAGCTTTTTATCCCATAGTTCCACCCACCTTAAAACCTCTCCTTGGTTATCGGAATCGTTTTCTTTCTATGACATTTTATTAGCTTTATCGTGGAAGCGGCATCAATTTTCGGTAACTATTCCCCAAACCAGAATTTTTCAACAATTAAAAAAACTTTTTGTCTACGATTCTTTGAAAAAAAGTAGCCATGATATTATCGAAACTTACTGCCAACTAAACTTTTCAGCAGGAGATTTGGACTACCTCTATTTAATTTATATCACCGCTAATAATTCTTTTGCGAGCTTACAATGGACACCTGAGCATATCAGACAATGTTGTCAACTTTTTGAAGAAAATGATACTTTTCGCCTGCTTTTAAATCCTATCATCACTCTTTTACCTAACCTAAAAGAGCAAAAGGCTAGTTTAGTAAAAGCTCTTATGTTTTTTTCAAAATCATTCTTGTTTAATCTGCAACATTTTATTCCTGAGACCAACTTATTCGTTTCTCCGTACTATAAAGGAAACCAAAAACTCTATACGTCCTTAAAGTTAATTGTCGAAGAGTGGATGGCCAAACTTCCTGGTAAGCGTGACTTGAACCATAAGCATTTTCATCTTTTTTGCCACTATGTCGAGCAAAGTCTAAGAAATATCCAACCTCCTTTAGTTGTTGTTTTCGTAGCCAGTAATTTTATCAGTGCTCATCTCCTAACGGATTCTTTTCCAAGGTATTTCTCGGATAAAAGCATTGATTTTCATTCCTATTATCTATTGCAAGATAATGTTTATCAAATTCCTGATTTAAAGCCAGATTTGGTCATCACTCACAGTCAACTGATTCCTTTTGTTCACCATGAACTTACAAAAGGAATTGCTGTTGCTGAAATATCTTTTGATGAATCGATTCTGTCTATCCAAGAATTGATGTATCAAGTTAAAGAGGAAAAATTCCAAGCTGATTTAACCAAGCAATTAACATAA
- the cpa gene encoding FCT-2 pilus tip adhesin gives MKKTRFPNKLNTLNTQRVLSKNSKRFTVTLVGVFLMIFALVTSMVGAKTVFGLVESSTPNAINPDSSSEYRWYGYESYVRGHPYYKQFRVAHDLRVNLEGSRSYQVYCFNLKKAFPLGSDSSVKKWYKKHDGISTKFEDYAMSPRITGDELNQKLRAVMYNGHPQNANGIMEGLEPLNAIRVTQEAVWYYSDNAPISNPDESFKRESESNLVSTSQLSLMRQALKQLIDPNLATKMPKQVPDDFQLSIFESEDKGDKYNKGYQNLLSGGLVPTKPPTPGDPPMPPNQPQTTSVLIRKYAIGDYSKLLEGATLQLTGDNVNSFQARVFSSNDIGERIELSDGTYTLTELNSPAGYSIAEPITFKVEAGKVYTIIDGKQIENPNKEIVEPYSVEAYNDFEEFSVLTTQNYAKFYYAKNKNGSSQVVYCFNADLKSPPDSEDGGKTMTPDFTTGEVKYTHIAGRDLFKYTVKPRDTDPDTFLKHIKKVIEKGYREKGQAIEYSGLTETQLRAATQLAIYYFTDSAELDKDKLKDYHGFGDMNDSTLAVAKILVEYAQDSNPPQLTDLDFFIPNNNKYQSLIGTQWHPEDLVDIIRMEDKKEVIPVTHNLTLRKTVTGLAGDRTKDFHFEIELKNNKQELLSQTVKTDKTNLEFKDGKATINLKHGESLTLQGLPEGYSYLVKETDSEGYKVKVNSQEVANATVSKTGITSDETLAFENNKEPVVPTGVDQKINGYLALIVIAGISLGIWGIHTIRIRKHD, from the coding sequence ATGAAAAAAACAAGGTTTCCAAATAAGCTTAATACTCTTAATACTCAAAGGGTATTAAGTAAAAACTCAAAACGATTTACTGTCACTTTAGTGGGAGTCTTTTTAATGATCTTCGCTTTGGTAACTTCCATGGTTGGTGCTAAGACTGTTTTTGGTTTAGTAGAATCCTCGACGCCAAACGCAATAAATCCAGATTCAAGTTCGGAATACAGATGGTATGGATATGAATCTTATGTAAGAGGGCATCCATATTATAAACAGTTTAGAGTAGCACACGATTTAAGGGTTAACTTAGAAGGAAGTAGAAGTTATCAAGTTTATTGCTTTAATTTAAAGAAAGCATTTCCTCTCGGATCAGATAGTAGTGTTAAAAAGTGGTATAAAAAACATGATGGAATCTCTACAAAATTTGAAGATTATGCGATGAGCCCTAGAATTACGGGAGATGAGCTAAATCAGAAGTTACGAGCTGTTATGTATAATGGACATCCACAAAATGCCAATGGTATTATGGAAGGCTTGGAACCCTTGAATGCTATCAGAGTTACACAAGAGGCGGTATGGTACTATTCTGATAATGCTCCTATTTCTAATCCAGATGAAAGTTTTAAAAGGGAGTCAGAAAGTAACTTGGTTAGTACTTCTCAATTATCTTTGATGCGTCAAGCTTTGAAGCAACTGATTGATCCGAATTTGGCAACTAAAATGCCAAAACAAGTTCCGGATGATTTTCAGCTAAGTATTTTTGAGTCTGAGGACAAGGGAGATAAATATAATAAAGGATACCAAAATCTTTTGAGTGGTGGTTTAGTTCCTACTAAACCACCAACTCCAGGAGACCCACCAATGCCTCCAAATCAACCTCAAACGACTTCAGTACTTATTAGAAAGTATGCTATAGGTGATTACTCTAAATTGCTTGAAGGTGCAACATTACAGTTGACAGGGGATAACGTGAATAGTTTTCAAGCGAGAGTGTTTAGCAGTAATGATATTGGAGAAAGAATTGAACTATCAGATGGAACTTATACTTTAACTGAATTGAATTCTCCAGCTGGTTATAGTATCGCAGAGCCAATCACTTTTAAGGTTGAAGCTGGCAAAGTGTATACTATTATTGATGGAAAACAGATTGAAAATCCCAATAAAGAGATAGTAGAGCCTTACTCAGTAGAAGCATATAATGATTTTGAAGAATTTAGCGTTTTAACTACACAAAACTATGCAAAATTTTATTATGCAAAAAATAAAAATGGAAGTTCACAGGTTGTCTATTGCTTTAATGCAGATCTAAAATCTCCACCAGACTCTGAAGATGGTGGGAAAACAATGACTCCAGACTTTACAACAGGAGAAGTAAAATACACTCATATTGCAGGTCGTGACCTCTTTAAATATACTGTGAAACCAAGAGATACCGATCCTGACACTTTCTTAAAACATATCAAAAAAGTAATTGAGAAGGGTTACAGGGAAAAAGGACAAGCTATTGAGTATAGTGGTCTAACTGAGACACAATTGCGTGCGGCTACTCAGTTAGCAATATATTATTTCACTGATAGTGCTGAATTAGATAAGGATAAACTAAAAGACTATCATGGTTTTGGAGACATGAATGATAGTACTTTAGCAGTTGCTAAAATCCTTGTAGAATACGCTCAAGATAGTAATCCTCCACAGCTAACTGACCTTGATTTCTTTATTCCGAATAACAATAAATATCAATCTCTTATTGGAACTCAGTGGCATCCAGAAGATTTAGTTGATATTATTCGTATGGAAGATAAAAAAGAAGTTATACCTGTAACTCATAATTTAACATTGAGAAAAACGGTGACTGGTTTAGCTGGTGACAGAACTAAAGATTTCCATTTTGAAATTGAATTAAAAAATAATAAGCAAGAATTGCTTTCTCAAACTGTTAAAACAGATAAAACAAACCTCGAATTTAAAGATGGTAAAGCAACCATTAATTTAAAACATGGGGAAAGTTTAACACTTCAAGGTTTACCAGAAGGTTATTCTTACCTTGTCAAAGAAACAGATTCTGAAGGCTATAAGGTTAAAGTTAATAGCCAAGAAGTAGCAAATGCTACAGTTTCAAAAACAGGAATAACAAGTGATGAGACACTTGCTTTTGAAAATAATAAAGAGCCTGTTGTTCCTACAGGAGTTGATCAAAAGATCAATGGCTATCTAGCTTTGATAGTTATCGCTGGTATCAGTTTGGGGATCTGGGGAATTCACACGATAAGGATAAGAAAACATGACTAG
- the sipA gene encoding signal peptidase-like pilus assembly factor SipA, whose translation MTRADFRTSNSSGELNKLSFSDKEAIKPLLIGLVKKIALILIGGYLLFHFVFGFMIIKRNDMAPSVKAGDAILFYRLSQTYKVEEAVVYEDSKTSITKVGRIIAQAGDEVDLTEQGELKINGHIQNEGLTFIKSREANYPYRIADNSYLILNDYYSQESENYLQDAIAKDAIKGTINTLIRLRNH comes from the coding sequence ATGACTAGAGCTGATTTCAGAACTTCTAATTCATCTGGAGAACTTAACAAACTATCATTTTCAGATAAAGAAGCAATAAAGCCCTTACTCATAGGACTTGTTAAAAAAATAGCCCTTATTCTTATTGGCGGCTATCTACTTTTTCACTTTGTTTTTGGATTTATGATTATCAAAAGAAACGATATGGCTCCTAGTGTAAAAGCAGGAGATGCTATTTTATTTTATCGCTTATCTCAGACTTATAAAGTAGAAGAAGCAGTTGTTTATGAGGACTCTAAAACATCTATAACGAAAGTCGGTCGGATTATTGCTCAAGCAGGTGATGAAGTGGACCTGACAGAACAAGGTGAATTAAAAATTAATGGCCATATTCAAAATGAAGGACTAACTTTTATAAAATCAAGAGAAGCTAATTATCCGTATCGAATTGCTGATAATAGTTATTTGATACTCAATGATTACTATAGCCAAGAGAGTGAGAATTACCTACAAGATGCAATTGCTAAAGATGCTATAAAAGGCACGATTAATACACTTATTCGATTAAGAAACCATTAA
- the fctA gene encoding FCT-2 pilus major pilin FctA/T1, whose protein sequence is MKLRHLLLTGAALTSFAATTVHGETVVNGAKLTVTKNLDLVNSNALIPNTDFTFKIEPDTTVNEDGNKFKGVALNTPMTKVTYTNSDKGGSNTKTAEFDFSEVTFEKPGVYYYKVTEEKIDKVPGVSYDTTSYTVQVHVLWNEEQQKPVATYIVGYKEGSKVPIQFKNSLDSTTLTVKKKVSGTGGDRSKDFNFGLTLKANQYYKASEKVMIEKTTKGGQAPVQTEASIDQLYHFTLKDGESIKVTNLPVGVDYVVTEDDYKSEKYTTNVEVSPQDGAVKNIAGNSTEQETSTDKDMTITFTNKKDFEVPTGVAMTVAPYIALGIVAVGGALYFVKKKNA, encoded by the coding sequence ATGAAATTACGTCACTTACTATTAACGGGAGCAGCCCTAACTAGTTTTGCTGCTACAACAGTTCACGGGGAGACTGTTGTAAACGGAGCCAAACTAACAGTTACAAAAAACCTTGATTTAGTTAATAGCAATGCATTAATTCCAAATACAGATTTTACATTTAAAATCGAACCTGATACTACTGTCAACGAAGACGGAAATAAGTTTAAAGGTGTAGCTTTGAACACACCGATGACTAAAGTCACTTACACCAATTCAGATAAAGGTGGATCAAATACGAAAACTGCAGAATTTGATTTTTCAGAAGTTACTTTTGAAAAACCAGGTGTTTATTATTACAAAGTAACTGAGGAGAAGATAGATAAAGTTCCTGGTGTTTCTTATGATACAACATCTTACACTGTTCAAGTTCATGTCTTGTGGAATGAAGAGCAACAAAAACCAGTAGCTACTTATATTGTTGGTTATAAAGAAGGTAGTAAGGTGCCAATTCAGTTCAAAAATAGCTTAGATTCTACTACATTAACGGTGAAGAAAAAAGTTTCAGGTACCGGTGGAGATCGCTCTAAAGATTTTAATTTTGGTCTGACTTTAAAAGCAAATCAGTATTATAAGGCGTCAGAAAAAGTCATGATTGAGAAGACAACTAAAGGTGGTCAAGCTCCTGTTCAAACAGAGGCTAGTATAGATCAACTCTATCATTTTACCTTGAAAGATGGTGAATCAATCAAAGTCACAAATCTTCCAGTAGGTGTGGATTATGTTGTCACTGAAGACGATTACAAATCAGAAAAATATACAACCAACGTGGAAGTTAGTCCTCAAGATGGAGCTGTAAAAAATATCGCAGGTAATTCAACTGAACAAGAGACATCTACTGATAAAGATATGACCATTACTTTTACAAATAAAAAAGACTTTGAAGTGCCAACAGGAGTAGCAATGACTGTGGCACCATATATTGCTTTAGGAATTGTAGCAGTTGGTGGAGCTCTTTACTTTGTTAAAAAGAAAAATGCTTAA
- the srtC1 gene encoding FCT-2 pilus polymerization class B sortase SrtC1: MIVRLIKLLDKLINVIVLCFFFLCLLIAALGIYDALTVYQGANATNYQQYKKKGVQFDDLLAINSDVMAWLTVKGTHIDYPIVQGENNLEYINKSVEGEYSLSGSVFLDYRNKVTFEDKYSLIYAHHMAGNVMFGELPNFRKKSFFNKHKEFSIETKTKQKLKINIFACIQTDAFDSLLFNPIDVDISSKNEFLNHIKQKSVQYREILTTNESRFVALSTCEDMTTDGRIIVIGQIE, encoded by the coding sequence ATGATAGTAAGACTGATTAAGCTCCTTGACAAGTTGATAAACGTCATTGTTCTTTGTTTCTTCTTTCTTTGTTTATTGATTGCGGCACTTGGAATCTACGATGCTTTAACAGTTTATCAAGGAGCTAATGCTACTAACTATCAACAATATAAGAAAAAGGGTGTTCAGTTTGACGATTTATTAGCTATTAATTCTGATGTTATGGCATGGCTGACTGTTAAAGGAACGCATATTGATTATCCAATTGTACAGGGAGAGAATAATTTAGAATATATCAACAAATCAGTAGAAGGAGAGTACTCCTTATCAGGAAGTGTTTTTCTAGATTATCGTAATAAAGTAACTTTTGAAGATAAATACTCATTAATCTATGCACATCATATGGCTGGAAATGTTATGTTTGGCGAATTACCTAACTTTAGGAAAAAATCATTTTTTAATAAACACAAAGAATTTAGTATTGAAACCAAAACAAAGCAAAAACTGAAAATCAATATTTTTGCATGTATCCAAACAGATGCTTTTGACAGTTTACTGTTTAATCCAATTGATGTTGATATTTCTAGTAAAAATGAATTTTTAAACCATATCAAGCAAAAATCGGTACAGTATCGTGAAATATTGACAACAAATGAAAGTCGTTTTGTTGCCTTATCAACCTGTGAGGATATGACAACAGATGGTAGGATTATCGTTATTGGACAAATTGAATAA
- the fctB gene encoding FCT-2 pilus minor pilin FctB, whose amino-acid sequence MKKSILRILAIGYLLMSFCLLDSVEAENLTASINIEVINQVDVATNKQSSDIDETFMFVIEALDKESPLPNSVTTSVKGNGKTSFEQLTFSEVGQYHYKIHQLLGKNSQYHYDETVYEVVIYVLYNEQSGALETNLVSNKLGETEKSELIFKQEYSEKTPEPHQPDTTEKEKPQKKRNGILPSTGEMVSYVSALGIVLVATITLYSIYKKLKTSK is encoded by the coding sequence ATGAAAAAATCTATATTAAGAATTTTAGCTATTGGTTATTTACTTATGAGTTTTTGTTTGTTAGACTCCGTAGAGGCAGAGAACCTCACTGCAAGCATTAATATTGAAGTTATTAATCAAGTTGATGTTGCTACCAACAAACAATCCTCTGACATAGATGAAACGTTTATGTTTGTAATTGAAGCGTTAGATAAAGAAAGTCCTTTACCTAATTCGGTAACTACTTCTGTTAAGGGAAATGGGAAAACATCATTTGAACAGTTGACTTTTTCAGAAGTTGGACAATATCATTATAAAATTCATCAACTGTTAGGTAAGAATAGTCAATATCATTATGATGAAACAGTATATGAAGTTGTTATTTACGTATTGTATAATGAGCAAAGTGGTGCTTTAGAAACTAACCTAGTTTCTAACAAACTTGGAGAAACCGAAAAATCGGAGCTTATTTTTAAACAAGAATATAGTGAAAAAACACCGGAACCTCATCAACCAGATACAACTGAGAAGGAAAAACCTCAGAAAAAACGTAATGGTATTTTGCCATCAACTGGTGAAATGGTGAGTTACGTATCTGCTTTAGGAATTGTCTTAGTGGCTACCATTACTTTGTATTCTATTTATAAAAAGCTAAAGACAAGCAAATAG
- a CDS encoding IS66-like element short variant transposase: MTRTNYQKKRMTCPVETEDITYRRKKIKGRRQAILAQFEPELVHHELIGDSCTCPDCHGTLTEIGSVVQRQELVFIPAQLKRINHVQHAYKCQTCSDNSLSDKIIKAPVPKAPLAHSLGSASIIAHTVHQKFTLKVPNYRQEEDWNKLGLSISRKEIANWHIKSSQYYFEPLYDLLRDILLSQEVIHADETSYRVLESDTQLTYYWTFLSGKHEKKGITLYHHDKRRSGLVTQEVLGDYSGYVHCDMHGAYRQLEHAKLVGCWAHVRRKFFEATPKQADKTSLGRKGLVYCDKLFALEAEWCELPPQERLVKRKEILTPLMTTFFDWCREQVVLSGSKLGLAIAYSLKHERTFRTVLEDGHIVLSNNMAERAIKSLVMGRKNWLFSQSFEGAKAAAIIMSLLETAKRHGLNSEKYISYLLDRLPNEETLAKREVLEAYLPWAKKVQTNCQ; encoded by the coding sequence TTGACCAGGACCAATTACCAGAAGAAGCGGATGACTTGCCCAGTAGAAACAGAAGACATTACTTATAGACGCAAGAAAATCAAAGGAAGACGTCAAGCTATTCTAGCTCAATTTGAACCTGAGCTTGTTCACCACGAATTAATTGGTGACAGCTGTACTTGTCCGGATTGTCATGGAACATTGACAGAAATTGGCTCGGTGGTTCAACGTCAAGAATTAGTCTTTATCCCAGCACAATTGAAACGTATAAATCATGTGCAACACGCTTATAAGTGCCAAACTTGTAGCGATAATAGCCTCAGTGACAAGATCATCAAAGCGCCTGTTCCTAAGGCACCATTAGCTCATAGCCTTGGTTCGGCTTCTATTATTGCCCATACCGTTCATCAAAAATTCACCCTTAAAGTTCCTAACTACAGACAGGAAGAGGATTGGAATAAATTAGGACTGTCCATTAGTCGCAAGGAAATCGCTAACTGGCATATCAAGTCTAGCCAGTATTATTTTGAGCCTCTTTATGACTTGCTTCGTGACATCTTATTAAGTCAAGAGGTCATTCATGCGGATGAGACATCTTATAGAGTTCTTGAAAGTGACACTCAGTTGACCTATTACTGGACTTTTTTGTCTGGTAAGCATGAGAAAAAAGGGATTACCCTTTACCATCATGATAAAAGGCGTAGCGGCCTCGTTACTCAAGAGGTTCTCGGCGATTACTCAGGTTATGTGCATTGTGATATGCATGGGGCTTATCGTCAATTAGAGCATGCCAAGCTTGTTGGTTGTTGGGCACATGTGAGGCGGAAGTTCTTTGAGGCCACCCCGAAGCAAGCTGATAAGACTTCTCTAGGGCGTAAAGGACTTGTTTACTGTGACAAGTTGTTCGCCTTAGAAGCTGAATGGTGTGAGTTACCCCCTCAAGAGCGTCTGGTTAAACGCAAAGAAATCTTGACGCCATTAATGACCACCTTCTTTGATTGGTGTCGCGAGCAAGTTGTCCTTTCAGGATCGAAGCTGGGTCTCGCTATCGCTTATAGTCTCAAGCATGAAAGAACCTTTAGAACTGTTTTAGAGGATGGCCATATTGTTCTGTCTAACAATATGGCAGAGAGAGCTATCAAATCCTTAGTGATGGGCCGAAAAAATTGGTTGTTTTCTCAAAGTTTTGAAGGAGCCAAAGCGGCAGCTATCATCATGAGTTTGCTTGAAACGGCTAAGCGACATGGACTGAACTCCGAAAAATATATTAGCTACCTTCTAGACCGCCTTCCTAATGAAGAAACTCTCGCTAAAAGAGAAGTGCTAGAAGCTTATTTGCCATGGGCTAAAAAAGTACAAACAAATTGTCAATAA
- the tnpB gene encoding IS66 family insertion sequence element accessory protein TnpB (TnpB, as the term is used for proteins encoded by IS66 family insertion elements, is considered an accessory protein, since TnpC, encoded by a neighboring gene, is a DDE family transposase.): MTIRLNDLGQVYLVCGKTDMRQGIDSLAYLVKSQHELDLFSGAVYLFCGGRRDRFKALYWDGQGFWLLYKRFENGKLAWPRNRDEVKCLTAVQVDWLMKGFFISPNIKISKSHDFY, from the coding sequence ATGACCATTCGGCTAAATGACCTAGGACAAGTTTATCTGGTTTGTGGAAAAACAGATATGCGACAAGGCATTGATTCCCTAGCCTATCTTGTCAAATCCCAACATGAGTTAGATCTCTTTTCAGGTGCTGTTTATCTCTTCTGTGGTGGGCGACGTGATCGGTTCAAAGCGCTTTACTGGGATGGTCAAGGTTTCTGGTTACTTTATAAACGCTTTGAAAATGGGAAACTAGCCTGGCCAAGAAATAGGGATGAGGTCAAATGCTTGACAGCTGTACAGGTGGACTGGCTTATGAAGGGATTTTTCATTAGTCCTAACATAAAAATTTCAAAAAGTCATGATTTCTATTGA